A window from Caballeronia sp. Lep1P3 encodes these proteins:
- a CDS encoding DUF1845 domain-containing protein, whose translation MAGTDMEAPEDGLRPSSPPVAPTGESGLRRLDRLTNDSRLARIHADTLAKTELPYHSGFAREFLRGDFNFAAAKMTVARGGKLIAIESEFRVAEGWFRKAMSWANELPKRQTATYPEIVTLEIKHAMSGRLVRLLTIYDQLFLLTMGALIARSLGSEARQSTLDAAQTRIRKIAYLCIFDNDRFAPEGVLLPDPGQAH comes from the coding sequence ATGGCTGGTACCGACATGGAAGCACCTGAAGACGGATTAAGACCAAGCTCACCTCCGGTCGCGCCGACTGGCGAGAGCGGTCTTCGGCGGCTCGACCGCCTGACCAACGACAGCCGGCTCGCGCGAATCCATGCGGATACACTGGCTAAGACCGAACTGCCATACCACTCGGGATTCGCACGTGAGTTTTTGCGGGGCGACTTCAACTTTGCAGCAGCGAAGATGACCGTCGCTCGCGGCGGCAAGCTCATCGCTATCGAATCTGAATTTCGAGTGGCCGAGGGCTGGTTCCGCAAAGCAATGTCTTGGGCCAATGAACTGCCCAAGAGGCAGACTGCGACGTATCCGGAGATAGTGACGCTCGAAATCAAGCACGCGATGTCTGGACGATTGGTACGCCTGCTGACTATCTATGACCAGCTCTTCTTACTGACGATGGGCGCACTTATCGCTCGATCGTTGGGCTCGGAAGCTCGCCAGAGCACCCTCGATGCCGCTCAGACGCGGATTCGCAAGATCGCCTATCTCTGTATTTTCGACAACGATCGCTTTGCCCCCGAAGGTGTGTTGCTTCCCGACCCTGGTCAAGCCCACTAA